A part of Sandaracinaceae bacterium genomic DNA contains:
- a CDS encoding DUF2238 domain-containing protein produces the protein MNAKNGLWLAIFGSVLVWSGIAPKDQFTWFLEVAPALIGVVLIVTTRKRFPLTPLLYVLVLVHCVILMVGGHYTYAEVPFFDDLFGSTRNNYDKLGHFVQGFVPAILAREILLRRAVVNGRTWMNVVTVSLCLAFSAFYELIEWGVAEASGESAEAFLGTQGYAWDTQSDMMWALVGALLALVLLSRFHDSQLAAVTPARPAGTGAHG, from the coding sequence ATGAACGCGAAGAACGGGCTCTGGCTGGCCATTTTCGGCAGCGTCTTGGTGTGGTCCGGCATAGCGCCCAAGGACCAGTTCACGTGGTTCCTGGAGGTGGCGCCCGCGCTCATCGGGGTGGTGCTGATCGTCACCACCCGCAAGCGCTTCCCGCTCACGCCGCTGCTCTACGTGCTGGTGCTGGTGCACTGCGTGATCCTGATGGTGGGAGGGCACTACACCTACGCCGAGGTGCCCTTCTTCGACGACCTCTTCGGATCCACGCGCAACAACTACGACAAGCTCGGGCACTTCGTGCAGGGCTTCGTGCCCGCCATCCTGGCGCGCGAGATCCTGCTGCGACGCGCGGTGGTCAACGGACGCACGTGGATGAACGTGGTCACCGTGAGCCTCTGCCTCGCGTTCAGCGCCTTCTACGAGCTGATCGAGTGGGGCGTGGCCGAGGCCAGCGGAGAGTCCGCCGAGGCGTTCTTGGGCACGCAGGGCTACGCGTGGGACACCCAGTCCGACATGATGTGGGCGCTGGTGGGCGCCTTGCTGGCGCTGGTCCTGCTGTCGCGCTTCCACGACTCGCAGCTGGCCGCCGTCACTCCGGCGCGTCCAGCAGGGACTGGAGCGCACGGCTGA
- a CDS encoding PAS domain-containing protein — translation MRELIALEKRCAELRANLGLEYRVFPAPISESAEQAVQALVGALAHDFLSVHAADGTYLWASPSCARLFGWEPEALVGRSAYDLFHPDDLARLAANHEQHVDGMGAEAVEYRLRTADGSFRWVETHSANCKDPSGLPQIVCFTHDITARHDRDEEVRSLLQHYEREHKRPNDDDEFLRVCAWCKAIGDDADGWRPLEVYLASVTERSITHGICEGCVSRLKPR, via the coding sequence ATGCGCGAGCTCATTGCGCTCGAGAAGCGCTGCGCCGAGCTGCGCGCCAACCTCGGGCTCGAGTACCGCGTGTTTCCGGCGCCCATCTCCGAGTCCGCGGAGCAGGCGGTGCAAGCCCTGGTGGGAGCGCTGGCGCACGACTTCCTGTCCGTGCACGCCGCTGATGGGACTTATCTCTGGGCGTCTCCGTCGTGCGCGCGGCTCTTCGGCTGGGAGCCGGAGGCGCTGGTGGGACGCTCGGCCTATGACCTGTTCCACCCCGACGACTTGGCGCGCCTCGCAGCGAACCATGAGCAGCACGTGGACGGGATGGGTGCCGAGGCCGTGGAGTACCGACTCCGCACGGCAGACGGCTCGTTCCGCTGGGTGGAGACGCACTCTGCCAACTGCAAGGACCCGAGCGGCCTGCCGCAGATCGTGTGCTTCACGCACGACATCACGGCGCGCCACGATCGGGACGAAGAGGTCCGCTCGCTGCTGCAGCACTACGAGCGCGAGCACAAGCGGCCCAACGACGACGATGAGTTCCTGCGCGTGTGCGCGTGGTGCAAGGCCATCGGCGACGACGCCGACGGATGGCGGCCCCTCGAGGTCTACCTCGCGTCCGTCACGGAGCGCTCCATCACGCACGGCATCTGCGAGGGCTGTGTCTCTCGGCTCAAGCCGCGCTAG